The following DNA comes from bacterium.
GTAGTTGCTGACCACCGGCAGGTCGGGATATCCCGCCCCGATCGGCAGCATTGAACCGTTCATTTTGATGGCCTTGGCCGATTTGCCGTCCACCAGTTTGTCTTCCAGCATGTATGTGCCGACGGAGAAAGTAAGTTCCAATCCGCTTTTGCTGGAGGTGCTGATGTTGACCCCGGGCTTGGACCATGGGTCTTTGAACTCCACCGTTTCAAAGGCCAAACAATGGCTGATTGAAAACAGTACCAATAATGCGGCCACAAACGAACGTTTCATTTTTGGGTCTTCCTTTATATGGTTTATTAGTGTTATTTTCCTGATAGTGAATGCTTGCCGGCGCTTTGTAAATGGTCGGACATTTGTTCATATGTTAACATTTTTTTACGGGAACATGCAATAAAAATATCCGCTCTCAGCCAAAGTTTTTTATCCATTCTGCATTTATCTCAGCACCGTGATCTTCCTGGTGGCCTGGAAGTCTCCCGAGATCAGCCGGTACAAGTAGATCCCGGTGGAAACCTTCTGGCCCTGGTCGGCCCGGCCGTCCCAGTCAACACTATAATTGCCGGCCTGGCGGGGATGGTTGACCAGGGTCTTTACCGCCTGCCCGGCGATGTTGTATATCTTCAAGCTGGTATGGCCGGGCTTTGATAATTGATAATTGATCACTGTTGACTGTTTGGCCGGGTTCGGCTGGCTCTGGGCCAGCATATAGGCGGCCGGGATGTCCCCGCCAAAGCCTATGTTCATCGGACCGTAGTATGTTTTGCTGCCTTTGTTGTCAACTTCGGCCAGCCGGTAAAAATACTCGCCCTTGGCAGTGATGGTATTGTCGGTGTAGCTGTAGTTCTTCGGCTGGGAGGTCGTTCCCCCTCCTTCAATCGTGCCGACTTTGACAAATCCCTGGTCAGCATTTTCCGACCGCTCTATCTCCCATCGCAGGCATTCCTGCTCGCTCTCGGTCCGCCATTGAACAATGATGCCGTTATTCTGGACAAAGGCGGCAAAGTACGACAGGCAGACCGCCATCGGCGAAACGTAACCCGGACGACCCAGCTCTATGTCGTAAAGCACCGGATCGGCGGAGGCCTTTCCGGCCGGCCGGTACAACCGGGCTATCACCCGCAGGCTGTCGTATATCAGGGTGTCCAAAGTTGCCAGTGAAACGCTGTCCACCGCCGAGGACTGGTTGAAGATGACCTTGGAGTTATTGGGCAGCACCGCATCTGGGACCAGTGACCAGCTTCCGCTTTGGCAGTACTCTATCTGCACCCCTATGGAGTCGGCGGCGGTCTTCTTGCGCCAAAGGACCTGTCCCCATTTATAGGAAAGGCGGGAAACAGTCTCGGCCCTGGTGATGTCATTGTAATATATGGGGCCGGTGGTCAAAGAGCCGGAAAGGCTGGCGCTGCCATAACGGTAGGAAACCAGGATATTGTCTATGGCCCCGTCCTCTCCAGTTTTTCCGCCGGGGGAGGAAAAACGCCACATGAACTGGATGCTGTCCTGGGGCAGGTAGGCGGCAAGGTTGATGGAGTCGGTGGAGGAGGCCACGTCGGCGGTAAAGCACCGGAGCATGGTCCAGGCCCCGCTGTCCGAGAACCTAACCCAGACGCTCAAGCTGTCACCGGCCTGGGCATAGTTGTAGCCCAGGCCGTATTTAAGTGAGAGATCGGTGGCGGTCGCAGGCACCAAAACAAAAGGCGCTATCAGTTCATCCGCATCGCGGGTTACTTTCCCTTTGGTGGGATAACTGACATAAGCGTAATAGGCGCCGTAATTTGGCGGAACGTTGACCACGCCGGTGCTGGTGCCTATGGTCCAGTCAAAGGCGTTATTGTTGGTTTCTCTGGTGCTCCATCCGGCAGGCAGGCCGGCTCCGGCCTCAAAACTTTCACTCAGCAAGACCCCGCTTCCCCCCGGCAGTCCGGTCAGGATCACGCTGTCGCCCTGGGCCGCCACCGAACCGCTGTAAACATCGCTTGCAAACTGGCTGCCGTGGGTGTGGCACCAGCAGACCGTGCCGGCCGGGATATCGGCGCCGATGGTCAGGGATCGGGGTTCGCTGCTGGGCCCAAAGATGTTGGTGCCCTCCGGGTCGCGGCCCTTCACCTTCCACCAGTAGGTGCGCCCGGCGGTAAGGCTGGCCGGGAACTGGAAAGCGGCCGGGACGCCGCTGGCATAGGCGCCGGTGGTGAAACTGTCCCGGGAGTCCGGAAGGAAGTAGGCCGTGGTGTCCCAGGTCACCCGGTAATCTATGGGGTTGTTTTGGGGGTCGGTGGAGACAAAGGAAAGATACGGCCTCAGGTCGGACAGCTTGGCGCCGGAGAACAGTTTTATTACGGCAGGTTGGGACGGGGGTCCGCTGATGACCTCGGCCGAAGTTTCCAGCCGCACAAAGTTGGACCTGGTGGCGGTGACAAAGAGCTGTCCGTCCAGCAGGGGGTTGATGGTGAACGACACGTTGCCCTCGGCATCGGTAAGCCCTGAGGTCACGATCTCCGGCGAGTTGGTTGGCATGTACAGGCCCACCAAAGCCCCCGGCACGTTGGCCCCGGCCTGGTTTCTGACGTTGACCGAGAAGGTCTGGCTGCCGGCGGAAATGGCGGAGCTGAAGCTCAGCCTAAAGGTGTCCGGGATCTGCGAACAGAAGGTCATGAAGGGATCCCCGAAGACGTGGAACAACTGGCAGGTGAATCCCTTGAAATAGGACGGCATGATGGGGTCGGTATAAGACTGGGTCATTAAATGCCATTTTCCGGAGGCCAGGGCAAAGGCCGGCCTCAGGTCCTCGGTATATTTCTGATAGGTCTGGCCGGCGCCGGCATCGGGCACGTCCCAGTTGTTGGCTGAATTGAAACTGGGCCACAACCCGTCCATGATGCCCATGATCAGGGCGTCGTTGACGAAGGAATACGACGTCTCGGTGGCGCACAGCACCCCCAGCGCCCCGTACTGGCTGCGGTGCAGCATCTCGGAAAACGTCTGGATGGTGGGGTGCTGAAAGGCTCCGGTCTGGCAGTTCATGGAAAAGACAAAGGTCTGGTCGGTGTTGGCAAGGCTGGGAATGTTGGCTATGGTAAAGGCCGGCTCCCCCCATCCGGCATAATTGCCGTGGTCGCGGTGCATGATCATGAAGGTGCCGTTGTTGACGGCGCTTACCACCCCGGCTCCGGTGCCGCTGCTCCAGTCCATGCCCGCAGGCACTGTGGCCTCGATGTAATTTTCCCCGGACGGGCCGTAGGCCGAAACCAGGGCGCTGGGATCGGTGGTGGACCAGAGATCCCCTCCGGCCGGGCCGTATTCATCCACCAGAGCATACTGCTGCTGGGTGGTCTTGCCCAGTTTGTTCTTTAAGAACCCGCGCACGATCTCGGAACAAATCCCGAACCAGCGCTCGTCCTGCCAGCCGGCGGCCGAAAGCGGCAGGTCATAAAAACTGCCGGCGGAGGGCGGGGCGGTTTCGTAATTGATGATCTTCATTACCATGATGGAACACTGGGCCGCGGTCTGGGCCGGCATCCGGGTGAACACCAGTTCCGGCGCCCCGCCGTTGCTCCATTCGGAAGCGGCGTCGGTGATGTCCAGATCGGCAAAGATATTATCGGAAACGTAGTCGGGGTATAATGCGTCCGGATGGTCCATGAAATGCGAGGAGGTGACGCCGTAAGCCTTGCTGGTGGAGCCCAGGTCGGACATCAAAAGCACTGCCAGCGGCTTGACGGTCCAGGTATTATAGGCGTTGTCGATGAAGGCCTCCAGGATGGCCGGGGTGTTGCCGCCGATCTCGGTGGTGGTGAAAATACCGGTCTTTATGCCCTGCTTTTTCCGGAACTGCTTTAAGGTCTCCGCCCAGGATTTAAAGCCGGCATCGTCAGGAACGATGATTATGTATTCAAACTCCCCGGCCTCCTTGCTGCCGGAGGTTTTGGCGGCCGTAGATATATCGTGGATCTGGGTATATTGGCTGGGCTGGATGGAGCTGTAGTTAACTATGTTCTGCTGCAATATCCGTTCGAACATCGGGTGCCGGTAAAGGTCGTCCCCGAACTCGCCCTTGCCTCCTTCGAAGGTTACGCTGACCTTCATGTCCCGGCGGACCACCAGCTCTTTGGTGACCGGGTTATAGCGGAACGGCGCAAAGGAAAGGATTAAGACGTCCACCCCCCTCATCTTCTGGATATCGGAAGTAATGACAAAATCACCGGGAAAGAACTCGTCCTTGGAATATGTAGAGGATCTTTTCTGAAGCGGCTTTATCGACTTGTCCAGGTCGGCCGGAAGCTCCATTCCCGGGGCGATCTCCATGTTCTGGTATATTTCCTCGCGGTACGAAAGCACGGTGACCTTGGGCTTGGCTCCGTTGGGCACCGCCACGTAGTTGCTGACCACCGGCAGGTCGGGATATCCCGCCCCGATGGGCAGCATTGAGCCGTTCATTTTTATGGCCTTGGCAGATTTGCCGTCCACCAGCTTGTCTTCCAGCATATACTGGCCGACCGAGAAGGTCAGCTCCAGGCCGCCCTTGCCGGATTTGCTGATGTTGACCCCGGGCTTGGACCAAGGGTCTTTGAACTCCACCGTTTCAAAGGCCAGGCAATGGCTGACTGAAAACAGCAGCGAAAGGATTATTATATATTGGTTCATTAGTTTTTATGATGTTATAGAACTATTATGCAATTTTTAGACCAAAGCAATAACATATAATGTTCAATTTAAATACTTATAAGCCGTTGTGGTCAAAGAGAATGTACTGGCATCATTTTTGCCGGAGATTGCTGGTTTTTCCTACTATTAACATTGCTGACTGAATTTGATCAATAATAGCTGATATTAGTATAAAGTCTTATGAATATGCATCTTACTGTCGTGCAAAATATGCAGAGCGCAATGTAAATATTGCCATTTTTTTGAGGAAAGCACAAAAAAACCTCCCCTGTTTAAAGGGGAGGTTTTTAAATGATTACTGGACTTTGGCACTAGTACCAATTCAACCGCCTTTGTCACCCTGAGACATTCTCCCGGCCTTACAAATTGAAGGCCTGCCTTGAGCGATGCACTGAGTTTGCCAAAGTGAAAATGGCTATCTGCCCTACTTACGAAAGGGGGGACAATGCCATCTTTCAGCTTGTCAGGCAGGGAGGGAATCTCAAGATGACAATGTTTCAGGTTTTGCCAAAGTACAGTAGGTTTTATAGTTTACCTTAGTACCGTGATCTTTTTGGTGGCCTGGAAGTCTCCCGAGATCAGCCGGTACAAATATATCCCGTTGGAAACCTTCTGGCCCTGGTCGTCCCTGCCGTCCCAGTCAACGCTGTAATTGCCGGCCTGGCGATTCTCGTTGACCAGGGTCTTCACCGCCTGTCCGGCGATGTTGTAGACCTTCAAGCTGGTGTTCCCCGATCTTTTAAGGGCAAAGCTGATGTTGGTGCTGCCCATGGTCGGGTTCGGTATGCTCTGGGCCAGCATGTAGGCCGCCGGGATGTCCCCGCCAAAGCCTATGTTCATCGGACCATAGTAAGTTGTGTTTCCGTTGGCGTCGATCTCGGCCAGCCGGTAATAATACTCGCCCTTGGCAGTGATGGAATTATCGGTGTAGCTGTAGTTCTTCGGCTGGGAGGTGGTTCCCCCTCCGTCAACCTTGCCGACTTGGACAAATCCCTGATCGGCATTTTCCGACCGCTCTATTTCCCAGCGCAAACATTCCTGTTCGCTCTCGGTCCGCCAGGTAAGGTTCACGCCATCTGAGGAAGCCATCAGGTTCATGCCGGCAAAGCTGACCGCCAGGGCATCCCGGAAGCTGGTGCTGGCGATGATGTCGCCGGCAGCGGTAAGTGCAAAAGGCTGGGGCCCGCGGTTGATGGCGGCGGCGGTAACGGTAACGGTAAAGGTCCTGCTGGCCTTGGATGAGGCCGGGGCCAGCCAGACCACTTCCTCCGGGTTCACAGTGTCGGCGGTGCCGCCGGTGATGGAAAATCCGTTGCTGGCCGGCTGGCCAAAGACGTTGCCCAGGTAGGTATTGGTGCCGTCGGTGACGGTCAGGTTAAGATTGTTGACCGAGATGTCGGTGGATGGCGAAGCCGAGGGATAATCGTAATATACCAGCACGATCTTTAACGGTTCGGTGGTGGAAGTACCGGTGCTAATAGTAAAGGTATAGGTCTGCCCGGTGGTGGTAAAGCTCTTGGTGTCGTCTATCTTCAGCTTGCGGGCATCGCCGGCAAAATACAAGGCATCATCCAGCACCACTCCGCCCCAGCCCTGGCCCTGGGAGGGCACGTTCTGGGTACCGGTCTGGCCGACGGCGTCTATGGAATAGGCGCCGTTGAAGTTCCGGGTGGACAGCATCATCAGAGATTTCATCAACGGACCGGTGGGCTTGGCTATGGCGTCGCCGGCCACCTTGGTTCCTGTCTTCCACCAGCCTTCGGTAAGATATTGCCGCACCTGGGCGCCCATGCCGGCCATGGTGGGCGTGGACATGGAGGTTCCGCCCATGGTTAAAATACCGGTATTATTGGTGGTCAAATCTCCGTCAGACTCAACCGACCAGATGTACCACCCTCCGCAGCCCACCAATGCTGGTCTCCTCAAACCTTCGTCAGTCGGGCCGTGGGATGAGAACTCTGCCATATCCAAAAGCTCATTGCGGTCAGTAGTTCCGTTGACCGCCCAAGTGGTGGCCCCGGCTCCGAACCCTGATTCGCTGGCGCCAACGCAGACAATGTTCTTGGAAGTAGCTGGCGAGTTCACCCTGTCGCCTGAAGTATTGTCGTTACCGGCAGAACGGAACATCACCAGGTCCTGATGAGCCCAGGCCAATGTATCCAACTGCCGGCAGTTTATGGTATAACTGGAGGCTCCCCCGGCGCTCTGCCCCCAGGAGGATGAAGTGACCCTGGCCCCGGCGTTATATTCCCAGATATAGATGTCGGCGTAGTTGGTGGGCAAAACTAAAGCATCGCTGGCCCCGCCGATATCGGTAAAGGCTATCCGGCACTTGGGAGCCATGCCCATGGCCCGGGGCAGTGATGCCTGGGTGGTCAGCCAGCCCAGGCTGTCGGCGCCGATGGAGCCGCTGGTATGGCTGCCGTGGCCCGAGGAGGTCAGGTCAAAGGTATCGGAAATGACGTTATAACCTACGATCTTGCGGTGGGCATTAGTAGCCTCGATGATGGTGTCCTTATCCTTGTCGTAGATCGGTTTTAAACCGGCGCCGTCCCGGAAATAGATGTTGTCCCAATCCATTCCGGTGTCATCATCTCCCACGATCTGCCCCTGGCCGTACAATCCGCGTTTGTAAATGGGCATTTTCAGGGTGTCGTCGGCGGTGGCCATGGTAAGCTTGGATTTCCAGGAATCTACGGCAGCCCGCATCCCGGTGGAGTCCAGGCTCTGGTTGATCCAGCGGCTCCAGGCATTGTGCAAAGTTGGCTGGAAATATCTTTCAACCCAGTAAACCTCGGGGTAGTTGGCGATCTCTTTGGCGATCTCTATTGACTGGTCGGCCGGAATGGATACTTGTACGATGTTCTCGCCGTGCTGAAGGTAACGGACATCTTTCTTGGCGGTGATCCGCTCCCTGACCCCTTTGGCGTCGGCCACTTCAAAGGTAACGATGTTGAGCATGATCCGTCCCGGCTCATCCAATGAATACGGGGTCGGGGCTTCCAGCAGTTTGGGGCTGATGCGAAAGGCCGGCTGGTTGTAGCCCACGAACTGGACCATGGGCATCTTTTCCACCACGGCTTTGACCGCCGGGGTCATCTTGACGATGTGGGCGTAGTTGGGGAGGTAATCGAACACCTTGCCCCCGGCCTTTACCACCTGGTCGCGCCAGGCGTCCAGCACCGGCCCGGTGAACTGAACGATGTAATAGTCCGGGCCGTCGGCCTTGGCCGTCCGCTCCAGACCCAGGTTCTTGTACGAAGGCATCCCGCTTTTGGTGGAGAATGCGCCGATCCGCATCTTAAGCACACTGGGATCGGTAGCCAGCGCCTGGGAAACGGCCAATACCAGGATGAACATTGCCGACAGAACTCGTTTCATTGTTTGATGTCCTCTATGTTAATTTTGGTTAATGACTTGAACATACCGGGGATCCTGCCCACTAACAACACGAAAGGGCACTAAATATTTATTTACTTTTTACCGGGGAGCCATCCCACTAAAAACACTAAATGACACTAATTGTTTTATTTTTTCGGTGTAACCCTGCCAACTAAAGACACGAAAGAACACTAAATAATTATTTCCCTTTTAGTGCGTTTTCGTGGGCAAAAGGGTCTACTCCGCCGGGTCCAGTTCCTGTACCTGCAGAGCCCGGTGCACCTCGTCGTGGGTGGTGTGCCCCAGGTCCACCAGGCATTCGCCGATGCGCTTGCCCGTCCCCTGCATCTGCTGCCAGCGGGCCTTGTTGATGTGTTCCAGCGTTACGTAACCCAGGGAGACCATTATCTCACCGATGATCTTTCGTCTTTTAGCCATTGTTAGTTATATGTGATTTTAATGGATGACTTGTTAAATGTATTTTAACGAAGAACAATTTATCCCCATATATTCTACAGTTTCTTGTTGCACTTAAAACAGGGACAATTGTTTAATTAACCCTGTTGTGTAACGCTTATCAGAAGATGCAACTACCGGTTGTCACTGACAATAAAACCTGTCTTTCTACCCTCCCCTTACATCAAACCCCCCTGCCAAAGGCGGGGGGGTTTGATATGTGTAAAAAGCTAAATGATTACTTCAGCACCGTCAGCTTCTTGGTGGACTGGAACTCTCCCGAGATCAGCTTGTAGAAGTAGATCCCGTTGGAGACCTGGCGGCCTTTGTCGTCGGTGCCATTCCAGTTGACGGTGTAGAACCCGGCTTTGCGGGTGTCGTTGGCCAGGGTCTTAACCTGCTCGCCCAGCACATTGTAAACCACCAGGCTGACCTTGCCCGGATTCTTTAAGGCAAAGGAGACCTTGGTTGCGCCGCGGCCGACCGGGTTGGGATAGTTCTGGGAAAGCTCATAGGACAGCGGGATCTTGCCCACGGTCTCGACCAGCGAACCGGAGAGGGTTTGGTGGCCGTCGCTGTTGACGTTATACAGCTGGTAGTAATAGATCCCTTCGGCTTCCACCACGTCGGTATGGCTGTAAGACTTGCCGTAGGGGTTGGTTCCGGCCCCGTCCAAAGTGGCCACATCCTTGTAATTCACGCCGTCGGCCGAGCGCTTGATGATCCACTGGTAGTTGTTCAGCTCGGAGGCGGTGGCCCAGTTAAGGGTAACGCTGTTGTTGGAGGTTGCAGCCGCAAAGCTGGTCAGCTCAACCGCCTTGGCGTCGGCATTGACCGAGGCGCCCCATGATCCGCCGGAATAATAGTTGGCCGAGGTTACGGTATAGACCCAAGCAGCCTTGCCGCCCTTGGCGCTGTTGTCGATTACGCTGTCTGCCACGCCGGCTCCATAGCGATGGGTTACCGTGGCAATCAGGTCGCTGGCTTCCGGAGGAGTGGTGGTTCCCAGTACCTGTCTGTACACGTTGTAACGGAAGACCTTCTGCTTGTCAACGTTGGCCTTCCACCATTTGATCTTGTTGCTGGTGGCAGACAAAGTGAATATCACTACGCTGTCGGGCGGAGTGGAGGCAACCAGGCCGGTGATGTCTACCTTGTAAACCTTGGCCTCGTCCATGGCGGAGCAGTACAGATAGTGCACGTTGCCCACCGCATAGGGAACGTAGGCCGCCGAGCCCACCGGGGCATAAGGCACGCCTGCGGCATTGGTGGCTTCAATGGCCATTCCGTAGGTACCGTAGCTGCCGTAGTTGGACGGTCCGGGCATGATGTCAACCAGCTGGCCGGTGATGGGATTCCGGCGCATTAAATAGTTCATGAACACCGAGGAGGACCAGATGCTGGAACCGTCGTTTTCCAGGGCCCGGCCGTTCCACCACTGGCCGCCGTAGGTGGCGCCATAGGCGGTCTCGTCCCAGCTGTATCCGGCCCGCTTGACCGCGGTTCCCGAGGCCGGCTTGCTGTAAACAAATATTGATTCGGAGAATGTTTCATAGTTTTGCCAGTAGGCATACAGCGAGTCGCCGGACATTGGATCGGGTCCGATGGTGTCTATCACCGACGGTCCAAAGGCTATGCCCCGGATGCGCTTCATCGGGGTTCCGCCCCAGGAACAGTTGGGGGCTAAGAAAGCCGATATTTTGGTGGTGGAACGATTGATCTGGATGACGGAGTCCTGCAGGGATATCCACAGGTTCTTGGAATTGTCAATGTCAATTCCGCCGCCGTACATTGTGGCTAAATGGACAGAACCCTTGTTGTTGATGGAACGGATGGTATCGGCCGGCAGCAAGGGATTGTTGAGGGTTTTCTTGGGTATTGCATAAAGCCGGGTCTGGAAGGTGGCGTTGTCCAGGTTGGCATTGCTGATAAACACGGTGTCAGCCAATACAGCCACCGAGCTGGGGCAGATCCTGTAGGCATAGGTGGTTCCGCCCACCCGGAGATTCTGGAAGTCGTAGGTCTTGACCACCACCAAGCCGCTGATCCTCTGGGTGAAATAGCTGGTAGTGGTATAAGACGGCGTGGTGCTCCTGATCTTGACCGCAAAAGTTACGTCATAAAACTTGGGGGCGTCCTTTTTGATCTCAACCCCATAGCCCAGGCTCTGAACGCTGGCATTGGTGGCGATGGCGCCGGCGCCCAAAGCTTTCCAGCCGGAATTGGTGATGGTGGCCCACTGGGTGCCGTCCACCACATACAATGAGCAGGCCGCTCCGGCGGAGATGGCCGCGCCGGTGTTGCGCAGAGTAAACTTAACGGTATCGTATTCCCAGGGGTCGAACATGGCATTGCCGTTGTTGGCGGTATACAACATTGGCGGATCCAGCACCAACGATGACTGATAGCCTACCAATGGGGTGGCGGCAACCAGACCGGTGCGGGCCACCTTAAATGTCATGGTGGGGCCTTCATTGGAGACGTCGTAGATCCAGGGGCCGTTTCTGGTGGCGGTTCCGCCAACCAGGCCGCCGTTGGCCAGACAGTTGGGAATGGTCAACGAGTCAATGGCATTCTCGGCATATCCGCCGGCGCTGATATCCTGGGCCGAGTAGGCGGCATTGGCGCATCCGCGCGGGAACATGCTGTCGGCGGCGGCATAGGCAATATTGGGGTTGATGCCGGGCTGTTCCACCCAGGAATAATAATATTTGACGCAGGGCGGGCCGTCATTAAAGCGCGAGCCTCCGCCCATGCGGGTATCGATGTGGGTAATGATGATTCCGTTCTCGGGCAGGCCCTCTTCGTAGGGTGGGGTGCGGTTGCGCAGTTCAACAAAGAACACCTGGGCGGAATCGCGGAAGGCATTGTTGCGAATGCGCCAGAACCGGATGCCGCTGGTGACATTGCCCCGGCGGGCTTCGCCGGCCGAGTCAAGTGCAGCAATGGTATACTGGCCGTCGCCGCGGTAGGCGCTGGAGATGGAATCGGTGTTGCCAGCCGCTCCGGCGGTCAGCCATCCGTCGATCCCGGTCTCGATATGGCCGTCCACGTCATACTGCAGGTGGCCGCCGGGGAAGGCCGGCTTGTCGCCGCCCAGATTGCCGTTGTAGGAGCCGTTGTCCATTAAGGACCATTCGCCCCAAGGGGTTCCGGAGTAACCGTAGTCATAAAGATCGGGGCCGCCGATCTGGTGGAACAACTCGTGGGCGTTCACGCCCAACTCCCCGTTCTGGGGGCAGGCGATCAGCTCGGTGATGGAGACACCGTCGCGGGTGCCGAAGCTGCCGGTCATGGACATGGACCAGATATCCTTGGTGTCCGAGGATTCTTCCTGCCCCGGGCCGGGATGTACCAGGATCAGGTTGTCGGCCGTGCCGTTGGGGTTGGAGCCGAAATCGATAGAGGCGTCGGCGCCGCTTAAGGCAGCATTATAATAGGTGGAGGACGGTGCGTCAGCACTGACGCTGGCCAGCCTTGTGACTCCGGTGGCTATCACCGGGGAGACCGCTCCAAACCACCAGCATTTGCCCATGGTAAAATCTTTGTAGAAGTTGCTCAGGGAGCCTACTTTCGAGGAGTCCGGCACGTAGGGAGCAATAGAATCGCCGAAGCATACAAAGTTGAACCAGTTTACGGTATACAAGTTATGGTTGTTGGCGGCGGTATAATCATAGTGAAACGGATTGTAAGGGTTCTGGCCGGCCTTTTCGGTGGCGGCGTACCAGGCAAAGGTGCTGTCCGAGAAGTCTCCCAGCACCACGTTCAGATACTGCCGGCCGCTGGCGGCCTTGGAGGGATTAGCCTTGGTCAGGCCGGGGCCGTACAGGAAGTCGGTGGACATTTTATGCCTCTTCTCCACCGACCAGTTGATGAGCTTGTTGGCGTTCTGGGGCAGGGCCTGCACCGCATCGGCGCTGGGCCGCAGGTGCTTGGCATAATCACAGGCGCTTTTGCCCACTACCAGATTGGTGGCAACCAGCAAGCCGTTCTCCTGCTTGGCATAGGTCCAAAAGCCTTTTTCGTTCTGCACGATGGAATAGCCTTCGGCATCCTCGGCAAAATGAAAATGTTCGTCGCCCTTTAACACGGCCTGGAATTTGCTGCCGTCGGGCTGGGTGAGCGTACGAGGCCGGGGGTTGGCAGGAATGGCAAAGGCATTGGCTGCCAAAACCACTAAAGCCAGAACCACTAACCATTTGGACATGCTCTTCATGTGTTTCTCCTGTTTATAAATTAGTTTATATTTGATTACTGCTTTACTTAATATGCAATTAATATACCAAATTCAAACCGTAGCAATACATATTTTCTAAGTCATTTATTTAATTATTGTTAGCTGTACAATAATTTTAAACAAAGCCAGGCCTCGTGTCTCAACAAACTATATAAAATGCAATATTTTACCGTTTATTTTATCACAGTATTGATTTGCAATGAGTTGCCGAAATGTATTTTTTGCACTTTGCACTAAAGTGATGTAGATATTAACCACATAGCCACGACCTT
Coding sequences within:
- a CDS encoding immune inhibitor A, which codes for MSKWLVVLALVVLAANAFAIPANPRPRTLTQPDGSKFQAVLKGDEHFHFAEDAEGYSIVQNEKGFWTYAKQENGLLVATNLVVGKSACDYAKHLRPSADAVQALPQNANKLINWSVEKRHKMSTDFLYGPGLTKANPSKAASGRQYLNVVLGDFSDSTFAWYAATEKAGQNPYNPFHYDYTAANNHNLYTVNWFNFVCFGDSIAPYVPDSSKVGSLSNFYKDFTMGKCWWFGAVSPVIATGVTRLASVSADAPSSTYYNAALSGADASIDFGSNPNGTADNLILVHPGPGQEESSDTKDIWSMSMTGSFGTRDGVSITELIACPQNGELGVNAHELFHQIGGPDLYDYGYSGTPWGEWSLMDNGSYNGNLGGDKPAFPGGHLQYDVDGHIETGIDGWLTAGAAGNTDSISSAYRGDGQYTIAALDSAGEARRGNVTSGIRFWRIRNNAFRDSAQVFFVELRNRTPPYEEGLPENGIIITHIDTRMGGGSRFNDGPPCVKYYYSWVEQPGINPNIAYAAADSMFPRGCANAAYSAQDISAGGYAENAIDSLTIPNCLANGGLVGGTATRNGPWIYDVSNEGPTMTFKVARTGLVAATPLVGYQSSLVLDPPMLYTANNGNAMFDPWEYDTVKFTLRNTGAAISAGAACSLYVVDGTQWATITNSGWKALGAGAIATNASVQSLGYGVEIKKDAPKFYDVTFAVKIRSTTPSYTTTSYFTQRISGLVVVKTYDFQNLRVGGTTYAYRICPSSVAVLADTVFISNANLDNATFQTRLYAIPKKTLNNPLLPADTIRSINNKGSVHLATMYGGGIDIDNSKNLWISLQDSVIQINRSTTKISAFLAPNCSWGGTPMKRIRGIAFGPSVIDTIGPDPMSGDSLYAYWQNYETFSESIFVYSKPASGTAVKRAGYSWDETAYGATYGGQWWNGRALENDGSSIWSSSVFMNYLMRRNPITGQLVDIMPGPSNYGSYGTYGMAIEATNAAGVPYAPVGSAAYVPYAVGNVHYLYCSAMDEAKVYKVDITGLVASTPPDSVVIFTLSATSNKIKWWKANVDKQKVFRYNVYRQVLGTTTPPEASDLIATVTHRYGAGVADSVIDNSAKGGKAAWVYTVTSANYYSGGSWGASVNADAKAVELTSFAAATSNNSVTLNWATASELNNYQWIIKRSADGVNYKDVATLDGAGTNPYGKSYSHTDVVEAEGIYYYQLYNVNSDGHQTLSGSLVETVGKIPLSYELSQNYPNPVGRGATKVSFALKNPGKVSLVVYNVLGEQVKTLANDTRKAGFYTVNWNGTDDKGRQVSNGIYFYKLISGEFQSTKKLTVLK